The following proteins are encoded in a genomic region of Xenopus laevis strain J_2021 chromosome 3L, Xenopus_laevis_v10.1, whole genome shotgun sequence:
- the LOC108711660 gene encoding uncharacterized protein LOC108711660 has translation MQNKKYPFTFWSVVQHACDPRALRMCNDINALNIALPSGGCFTGAQGELWLLPSCVLQVHFRVVACKLHCIHSASPVQIALYTFSISPCKLHCIHSASPRANCTVYIQHLPCKLHCIHSASPVQIALYTFSISPCKLHCIHSASPVQIALYMFSIPPCKLHCIHSASPVQIALYTFSISPCKLHCIHSASPHANCTVYIQHPPCKLHCIHSASPRANCTVYIQHLPCKLHCIHSASPVKIALYTFSISPCKLHCIHSASPVQIALYAFSIPRANCTVYIQHPPCSLIVFNDKRHHSLARYTRASVTACCPKHMQRM, from the exons ATGCAGAACAAAAAATATCCCTTCACATTCTGGTCTGTTGTGCAGCATGCGTGTGACCCCCGAGCTCTCCGGATGTGCAATgatataaatgcattaaatattgcACTTCCAAGTGGAGGTTGTTTCACGGGTGCTCAGGGTGAACTGTGGCTGCTGCCATCATGTGTTTTACAAGTGCACTTTAGGGTTGTGGCGTGCAAATTGCACTGTATAC attcaGCATCCCCCGTGCAAATTGCACTGTATACATTCAGCATCTCCCCATGCAAATTGCACTGTATACATTCAGCATCTCCCCGTGCAAATTGCACTGTATACATTCAGCATCTCCCGTgcaaattacactgtatacattcaGCATCCCCCGTGCAAATTGCACTGTATACATTCAGCATCTCCCCGTGCAAATTGCACTGTATACATTCAGCATCCCCCGTGCAAATTGCACTGTATATGTTCAGCATCCCCCCGTGCAAATTGCACTGTATACATTCAGCATCCCCCGTGCAAATTGCACTGTATACATTCAGCATCTCCCCATGCAAATTGCACTGTATACATTCAGCATCTCCCCATGCAAATTGCACTGTATACATTCAGCATCCCCCGTGCAAATTGCACTGTATACATTCAGCATCTCCCCGTGCAAATTGCACTGTATACATTCAGCATCTCCCGTgcaaattacactgtatacattcaGCATCCCCCGTGAAAATTGCACTGTATACATTCAGCATCTCCCCGTGCAAATTGCACTGTATACATTCAGCATCCCCCGTGCAAATTGCACTGTATGCATTCAGCATCCCCCGTGCAAATTGCACTGTATACATTCAGCATCCCCCGTGCAGTCTGATAGTCTTCAATGATAAACGACACCATTCGCTTGCCCGTTACACGCGTGCTTCTGTGACCGCGTGTTGCCCAAAACACATGCAAAGAATGTAA